The following coding sequences are from one Maniola jurtina chromosome 14, ilManJurt1.1, whole genome shotgun sequence window:
- the LOC123871816 gene encoding dual specificity mitogen-activated protein kinase kinase 6-like has protein sequence MSGRKKAPPPGFRLKLQEEPVTVTPPRNLDKQTTITVDDKTFTVHADDLVKICDLGRGAYGIVEKMHHKPSDTIMAVKRITASFNTQSLELKRLLMDLDVSMRASACPYTVHFYGAMFREGDVWICMEVMDMSLDKFYAKAYKHEKTITENILGKIAFSVVSALHYLYSKLRVIHRDVKPSNILINRKGEVKMCDFGISGYLVDSVAKTIDAGCKPYMAPERIDPSGNPGQYDIRSDVWSLGISMIELATGQFPYNTWGTPFEQLKQVVKDDPPRLPSGRFSSQFEDMITQCLKKDYNQRPNYDALLAHPFCQEHSQKETDVASFVQEILDLPDE, from the exons ATGTCCGGCCGAAAAAAAGCTCCACCACCAGGATTCAGGTTAAAACTTCAAGAAGAACCTGTTACTGT AACACCTCCAAGAAATCTTGATAAGCAGACTACTATCACGGTAGATGACAAGACTTTTACAGTACATGCAGATGACCTGGTCAAGATATGTGATCTTGGCCGCGGCGCCTATGGCATTGTGGAGAAGATGCACCATAAGCCCAGTGACACAATCATGGCTGTTAAG AGAATCACAGCATCCTTCAACACCCAGTCACTGGAGTTGAAACGTCTACTGATGGACCTGGATGTATCCATGCGGGCCAGCGCCTGCCCCTACACTGTCCACTTCTATGGTGCCATGTTCAGGGAGGGGGATGTGTGGATCTGTATGGAGGTCATGGATATGAGCCTGGACAAGTTTTACGCTAAAGCTTACAAGCACGAGAAGACCATAACTGAGAATATTCTTGGAAAAATTGCATTTTCAGTGGTAAGTGCCCTTCACTACCTTTACTCAAAACTGAGAGTCATACACAGAGACGTAAAACCTTCAAATATACTAATTAACAGAAAGGGTGAGGTGAAGATGTGTGATTTTGGTATATCCGGATATTTAGTGGACTCTGTAGCTAAAACAATTGATGCCGGCTGCAAACCTTACATGGCACCGGAGAGGATTGACCCCAGTGGTAACCCTGGACAATACGACATTCGTAGTGATGTTTGGTCACTTGGCATATCTATGATAGAACTAGCAACAGGCCAATTCCCGTACAACACTTGGGGCACGCCATTCGAACAACTAAAGCAAGTTGTCAAAGATGACCCTCCACGTCTTCCAAGCGGGCGATTTTCCTCACAATTCGAGGATATGATCACACAATGCCTCAAGAAAGATTATAATCAGAGGCCCAACTATGACGCGCTTCTGGCCCATCCCTTCTGTCAAGAGCACAGTCAAAAAGAAACAGATGTGGCTTCCTTTGTTCAAGAAATATTGGACTTACCTGATGAATAG